In one Cellulomonas sp. JZ18 genomic region, the following are encoded:
- a CDS encoding LacI family DNA-binding transcriptional regulator translates to MAVTLRDVARAAGVSPATASRALSAPDLVAPERRELVRRVARELGYRPNRAARELITGRSGHLCLVVPDLENPFFAAVAKAVQARARAAGHAVVVADAEEDPLLEAELVSHLGAQADGVLLCSPRMSADDLADVAADDRPLLLVNREAAGLPSVVIDNRDGVRQAVRHLHALGHRRVAYAGGPPGSWSDARRREGLGVELTAALPDLEVVDLGAHAPVFAGGVAAADLALAAGATAVLAHNDLMALGLLDRLRVRGVRVPQDVSVVGFDDAPVATLVTPALTTVAAPLARLGRTAVDLLLDPPRTDEPARVALPVELVVRGSTAPPSTAGAPPTR, encoded by the coding sequence ATGGCCGTCACGCTGCGCGACGTCGCGCGCGCCGCCGGCGTCTCCCCCGCCACCGCGTCCCGCGCCCTGAGCGCTCCCGACCTCGTCGCGCCGGAGCGGCGCGAGCTGGTGCGCCGCGTCGCCCGCGAGCTCGGCTACCGGCCCAACCGCGCGGCCCGCGAGCTCATCACGGGCCGCTCGGGGCACCTGTGCCTCGTCGTGCCCGACCTGGAGAACCCGTTCTTCGCGGCCGTCGCCAAGGCGGTGCAGGCCCGCGCGCGCGCCGCCGGGCACGCCGTCGTCGTCGCCGACGCCGAGGAGGACCCGCTGCTCGAGGCCGAGCTCGTGAGCCACCTGGGGGCGCAGGCGGACGGCGTCCTGCTGTGCTCGCCGCGCATGTCCGCGGACGACCTCGCCGACGTCGCCGCCGACGACCGCCCGCTGCTGCTGGTCAACCGCGAGGCCGCCGGCCTGCCGTCGGTCGTCATCGACAACCGCGACGGCGTCCGGCAGGCGGTGCGGCACCTGCACGCGCTCGGGCACCGGCGGGTCGCGTACGCCGGCGGACCGCCGGGGTCCTGGTCCGACGCACGGCGGCGCGAGGGCCTCGGCGTCGAGCTCACCGCCGCCCTCCCGGACCTCGAGGTCGTCGACCTCGGTGCGCACGCCCCGGTGTTCGCCGGCGGCGTGGCGGCCGCCGACCTCGCGCTCGCCGCCGGGGCGACCGCCGTGCTCGCCCACAACGACCTCATGGCGCTCGGCCTGCTCGACCGGCTGCGGGTGCGCGGCGTGCGGGTGCCCCAGGACGTGTCCGTCGTCGGGTTCGACGACGCACCCGTCGCGACGCTCGTGACACCCGCACTGACGACCGTCGCCGCACCGCTGGCCCGGCTGGGGCGCACCGCCGTCGACCTGCTGCTCGACCCGCCGCGCACCGACGAGCCCGCCCGCGTGGCGCTGCCCGTGGAGCTCGTCGTGCGCGGGTCGACCGCGCCGCCGAGCACCGCCGGGGCACCACCGACCCGCTGA
- the uxaC gene encoding glucuronate isomerase: MPGTDARWTLHPDRALPADPVTRGIARQIFDATRELPIVSMHGHVDAGLLARDEPFGDPASLLVVPDHYLVRMLVSQGVPHDALGVPRRDGQPVETDPRAIWRTFAAHWHLFRGTPTRFWMEHVLVEVLGVRHKLSAQTADEAYDTIAERLADPAFRPLALLDRLDIEILATTDPATATLADHADLAARGWGQRVVPTFRPDAVLHVDRPGWREDVALLGERAGVDIGSYRDYVRALEARRWAFVEAGARATDHGHLRADTTPMDPADAQAVFAAALRGEVTAAEAQAFSAHMLFEMARMSTQDGLVMQLHPGALRDHDPRVALERGADVGYDIPVATEYVRALAPLLEAFGHHPNLRLVLFTLDEDTFSRELAPIAGVYPAVRLGAPWWFLDTPDGMRRYREAVTDTAGFYNTTGFVDDTRAFLSIPARHDLARRIDAGFLARLVAEHRLDVDEAVQTAVDLAYHLPRMAYPPVTASAFRGTDAATPQEVLP; this comes from the coding sequence ATGCCCGGAACCGACGCCCGCTGGACGCTGCACCCCGACCGCGCGCTGCCGGCCGACCCCGTGACGCGGGGCATCGCCCGTCAGATCTTCGACGCGACGCGGGAGCTGCCGATCGTCTCGATGCACGGTCACGTCGACGCGGGCCTGCTCGCGCGCGACGAGCCGTTCGGGGACCCCGCGTCCCTGCTGGTCGTGCCCGACCACTACCTCGTGCGCATGCTCGTCTCGCAGGGCGTGCCGCACGACGCGCTCGGCGTGCCGCGGCGCGACGGGCAGCCGGTCGAGACGGACCCGCGCGCGATCTGGCGCACGTTCGCGGCGCACTGGCACCTGTTCCGCGGCACGCCCACCCGGTTCTGGATGGAGCACGTGCTCGTCGAGGTCCTGGGCGTGCGGCACAAGCTGTCCGCGCAGACCGCCGACGAGGCCTACGACACGATCGCGGAGCGGCTGGCCGACCCGGCGTTCCGCCCGCTCGCGCTGCTGGACCGCCTCGACATCGAGATCCTCGCGACGACGGACCCGGCGACCGCGACGCTCGCGGACCACGCCGACCTCGCCGCGCGCGGCTGGGGGCAGCGGGTCGTCCCGACGTTCCGCCCCGACGCGGTGCTGCACGTGGACCGCCCGGGCTGGCGCGAGGACGTCGCCCTGCTCGGCGAGCGGGCCGGTGTCGACATCGGCTCGTACCGCGACTACGTGCGCGCGCTCGAGGCGCGGCGCTGGGCGTTCGTCGAGGCCGGGGCCCGCGCGACGGACCACGGCCACCTGCGCGCCGACACCACGCCGATGGACCCGGCGGACGCCCAGGCGGTCTTCGCGGCCGCGCTGCGGGGCGAGGTGACGGCGGCCGAGGCGCAGGCGTTCAGCGCGCACATGCTGTTCGAGATGGCGCGCATGTCCACGCAGGACGGCCTGGTCATGCAGCTGCACCCGGGCGCGCTGCGCGACCACGACCCGCGCGTCGCGCTCGAGCGCGGTGCCGACGTGGGCTACGACATCCCGGTCGCGACGGAGTACGTGCGCGCGCTCGCGCCGCTGCTCGAGGCGTTCGGGCACCACCCGAACCTGCGGCTCGTCCTGTTCACGCTCGACGAGGACACCTTCAGCCGCGAGCTCGCGCCGATCGCCGGCGTGTACCCGGCGGTGCGGCTCGGGGCGCCGTGGTGGTTCCTCGACACGCCGGACGGGATGCGGCGCTACCGGGAGGCCGTCACGGACACCGCCGGCTTCTACAACACCACCGGCTTCGTGGACGACACCCGCGCGTTCCTGTCGATCCCGGCCCGGCACGACCTGGCCCGGCGCATCGACGCCGGCTTCCTGGCGCGGCTGGTCGCCGAGCACCGGCTCGACGTCGACGAGGCCGTCCAGACGGCGGTGGACCTGGCCTACCACCTGCCGCGCATGGCGTACCCTCCTGTCACAGCAAGCGCTTTCCGCGGCACCGACGCCGCCACTCCCCAGGAGGTCCTGCCGTGA
- the eda gene encoding bifunctional 4-hydroxy-2-oxoglutarate aldolase/2-dehydro-3-deoxy-phosphogluconate aldolase: MTGTLSAAPGTDVLARLAAHRLVPVVVLDDAKDADGLGAALVAGGLPVAEVTFRTAAAPDAIRALRDRGDVLVGAGTVLTPDQVDAAVAAGAQYVVSPGTSRAVVERCHEHGVLALPGAVTATEVQAALELGVTTVKFFPAGTSGGAPAIAALAAPFGGLRFVPTGGVGPTNLGEYLALPAVAAVGGSWMVPRDRVAAGDLDGVRGLVADAVALATELRPAV; this comes from the coding sequence GTGACCGGAACCCTGAGCGCCGCCCCCGGCACCGACGTGCTGGCCCGTCTCGCCGCCCACCGGCTCGTCCCCGTGGTCGTCCTCGACGACGCGAAGGACGCCGACGGGCTCGGTGCCGCCCTCGTCGCGGGCGGGCTGCCCGTCGCCGAGGTCACGTTCCGCACCGCGGCGGCGCCGGACGCGATCCGCGCGCTGCGCGACCGCGGCGACGTGCTCGTCGGGGCCGGCACGGTGCTGACGCCCGACCAGGTCGACGCCGCGGTCGCGGCCGGTGCCCAGTACGTCGTCTCGCCCGGCACGAGCCGCGCCGTGGTCGAGCGCTGCCACGAGCACGGCGTGCTCGCGCTGCCCGGCGCCGTCACGGCGACCGAGGTGCAGGCCGCGCTCGAGCTCGGCGTCACGACCGTCAAGTTCTTCCCCGCGGGCACGTCCGGCGGGGCGCCCGCGATCGCGGCGCTCGCGGCCCCGTTCGGCGGCCTGCGGTTCGTGCCCACCGGCGGCGTCGGCCCCACGAACCTCGGCGAGTACCTCGCGCTGCCCGCCGTCGCGGCCGTCGGCGGCTCCTGGATGGTCCCGCGCGACCGCGTCGCCGCGGGTGACCTCGACGGCGTGCGCGGCCTCGTCGCCGACGCCGTCGCGCTCGCCACGGAGCTGCGCCCGGCCGTCTGA